Part of the Natronobacterium gregoryi SP2 genome, TGTCGCGTCTGATCGATGGTCAGGATCGTGTATTCATCGTCCAAGTTGTCGCGCTTTTTTTGAACCCTTCTTCCCAGGCCTCTTGGGCTCGTTCGTCGGACTTGTGGAACTCCGGCCGGGCTGTCTTCCAGGACAGCCCGGCCTCGGACATCAGTCGTCGGACGTGACGTTCGCAGTACTCAACACCGAATTCTTCGGAGAGATAGTGACGCGCTAGTGAAACAGACCACGCGGGCGCGTTGTATCCAACGTCTTCGGGAGACTCGTGAAGTACCTCAACAAACTGCTCGTGCTCGTCGTCAGAGAGTTCGGATGGTCTGCCCTCTCGTGGTTTGTCGTAGACGACCTCCTCGAACGGCTCGTCGGCGAGCCGTTCGAGTCGATTGAACCATTTCGAGGCCCAACTGCTGGAAAATCCATAGAGTGCGGCGGCTTCTGCTTGCGTTAGATCTTCTATCTCTTTGTAGGTGATCGCGGCCATGAGCCGCTTTGTTGCATCGGCATCATCGACCTCCGCCAAGATCTGGCGGAGGTCTTCGACAGAGACGTTCTCCAACGTCGCCATACTATTCCCCCGCATCTAGAGATACATGAAGTTTTATCCATCAGTATCAGAATCGAAAGATTCTGATGGGCTGCGAAAATCGGCAGACGATTTTCGAACGCCTGCGGAGACTGCGCTCCCTACGGGAACCGATTCGGTTCCTGCAAAGCGCGTCGTGGAAACAGGAAGCCCCATCTGCTCACGGGCGCGAAGCGCCCGTTCGCATGGTCCGTGAGACCTTAATGATCAAGATAACTTTTGCAAATATGGACTGAGGAACTGGTCGATCCAAGACTTGGCGAATCCAAGTCGATCGGTGAG contains:
- a CDS encoding IS630-like element ISNagr2 family transposase (programmed frameshift); its protein translation is MATLENVSVEDLRQILAEVDDADATKRLMAAITYKEIEDLTQAEAAALYGFSSSWASKWFNRLERLADEPFEEVVYDKPREGRPSELSDDEHEQFVEVLHESPEDVGYNAPAWSVSLARHYLSEEFGVEYCERHVRRLMSEAGLSWKTARPEFHKSDERAQEAWEEGFKKKRDNLDDEYTILTIDQTRQVLSTLIYAWFPEGERPSLPVTGAWDSIKLLGAVSNSGETFFLPCEENFNSDTTIRLLDALQTEFGEKICVVLDNASYFTANKVQAFAEGTPIELCYLPRGSPELNPVEECWRRLNQALGNRLFNTLDELQEAALTALDDIEPPNVFTYLCP